The region CTTTCGTAGTCGCTGGCCGCCTGGAAGCGTTCTAGGTTCTTGTGGGATCCATCAGTGAATAAAACAAAGCGCCCTGCCCTCGCGCGGCATACGGgtcggggtggggtggggacattGATGACAGGCCCAGTAAGTCACCGTCGTGTACCAGAAGGGGGCAGTGCTCTGGGAACTGGGGACCGTAGCGCggagggtggggctgggcacGCAGGCTTGAGACGAGCGGGGTCTGGGCGGCCCTGgtttcaggcagagggaagagacgTCGCGAAAGGGCCGAGTGTGACTCCTATTTGTAAGAAGCCCTGGGATATAAATGGGAGGTGAGAATCCCAATCTTGGACACGAAGTCCGGAGCACGCTCGGCCCCCACAGCGATCCAGCAGCACCTTCCCCTCGCTGCCTACCCCGCGCCTGCAGCCCTCCCTCCTGGTGGCTCAAGTGCTGGCCTAGACTTGCAGACCGTTTAAACCTTTCGTTTGGGATGGAATTTACAGAATAAGCAaaaggaatatcttttttttttttttttgcagtttttggccagggctgtgtttgaacccgccatctccggcatatggagccggcgctctacccctttgagccacaggcgccgcttgaGGAATttctaaagctttttttttttttttttattgtagagacagagtctcactattacTGCcctcggggtagagtgccatgacgtcacatggctcacagcaacctctaactcttaactcttgggcttaagcgattctcttgcctcagcctcccaagcagctgggactacaggcgcccgccacaatgcccggctatttttttgttgcagtttggcgggcatacccaccaccctcggcatatggggccggcgccctactcactgagccacaggcgccaccccagaaatttctaaagctttaaaaataatttcccctCAGGGACACTGCTTAGGCCGAgcgcagtggctgacacctgtagtcccagcattctgggaagccgacGGGCGGGTTGcaggagctcaagagttcgagaccagtctgagctgaGTATTTTTAGAGACCCCTCTAAAAATTTTTAGAGACCCCTCTAAAAAtactcaggcattgtggcaggcgccctgttgtcccagctactcaggaggctgaggcaagaggatcccttgaccaagagttgaggttgctgtgagctatgacaccacaacaagCCTCAGGGCAATAGAGtcaaaaaagaatacaaaaatcatCTGTTTCCGAACTTGCTCTTGATGTGCCCCATGAAAACAAGGATGAAAGATTAGAGCTGTGTGGCTAATAAGGGTGGGGACATAAGGCAGTTCTGTGAAACGACGTAGGACAAAGTATGTGTTAGTATGTGAgtgtgaaaacaaaaaaaagctttccagaactgtttatttatttatttattttttgagacagagtctcactttgtcgccctgggtagagtgcagtggcatcacagctcacagcaacctccaactcttgggctcaagggattctcttgcctcggcctctggagtagctgggactacaggcacccaccacaatgcccgggtgtttttttttgtttgtttgttttttggcagttttggccggggctgggcttgaacctaccaccctcgtaTATGGAGATGGCatcctactctttgagccacaggcgccaccctggctatttttgttgttgttgttatcattgttgtttagcaggcccaggccaggcttgaacccgccagcttcggtgtatgtgcctggcaccctactcactgagctataggctctgAGCCCAGGACTGTTTTCTTAGGACTTTATAGGTGTAGATATACTAGTAGCAACTGCAGGAATAAACCAACTAGCTTAGCTTATAGTGATCAGAgatgggaacttttttttttttttttgtggttttttggccagggctgggtttgaacccgccacctccggcatatgggaccggcaccctactccttgagccacaggcgccgcccaactttttttttttttttaggtaagacTCCAAGAACAGAAAATAGTCTATGAGATAAATTCACAAGGTCAGGCTTTGCAGAAGAATTTAACACCAGCAAGCTAAAGAGAGACTAATACAATAGAACTTGGTTAACTTCTATGGGGAATTGTGATACTGCAGCCTCATCAAAACAGATAATCTGGATTAATGGAAAGTACAGAAGCAGTGAAGAACTCAGAGCATTGCACTGCAGTGGGAATGCCTAGATTTGAACCCGGCTTCACCTTTTATTAGTTGTGTCATCTGAGTTGAGTTCATTTATCTCTTTTAGCCTCCATCGTCTCATCTGAAAAACTGAGAATAATCGTAGGATTGGTAGGAGATGATGACAGTAAAGCACTCATCCCAGTGCCTGGAATGTTACATGTTTACTAAATGTTAGAAATTATTAGACAAGATGTGATTGAGAAAGAGTCTTTGAAATGAGATGGAGATAAGTACCCAGCTCTGGAGTAGGTATTAAGAAGAGACCACTTGACCTCAAGGACTTCAAAAGTTAATTTGGATAATACTGTATACAAATTAATGACTGATAtatatcaaactcctgggctcaattctgttgcctcagcctcccaaatagctggtactacatgCACTTGctacaacactggctatttttagagatagggtcttgctctggcccaggctggtctggaaccagtgaactcaggcaatccaccagcctcagcctcccagaaatctaggattataggtttgagccacctcacccagccaatgACTGATATTTGAAAGAATTATACAGTTAAATGAATGTTACATATGCTCTTCTAGCAGTGGGAAGGCCGTTTTCTTCTGCCTTTCCCATGCCACTTCCAAAATACTATTAGATATGaataattgatatttttaaaatcttaggtatgaaaaaaatcagaacactACCATTTTTTGTTGATACACTTGACTTGAATAAACTAATCCTcactttattttccctttaaataataataatttttttttttaagacagtctcgcttgtcacccttggtagagtgccctggcatcacagctcacagcaacctcaaactcttggactcaagaattctcttgccttagccttccaagtagctgggactatatgcgccCACTgtaacaccaagctatttttagagacagagtctcactcttgctctggctggtttcgaacctgtgagctgaagcagtccactcaccttggcctctttgagtgctgggattacaggcgtgggccaccttgcctggccttttttttgagacaaaatattaataacttgtttttttttttttttttttttgagacagagtctcattatgtcgccctcggtaaagtgcctagcatcacagctcacagcaaccacacactctggggcttaagtgattctcttgcctcagcctccgaagtagctgggactacaggttcccgccacaacacccggctattttgttgttgttgctgttgtcattggtgtttagcaggcctgggctgggttcaaacctgccagccttggcgtatgtggccggcaccctacccactgagctactggctcCGAGCCAAAATATTAATAACTCTTAACACAcagttttgttattttgatttacattgtttgcctttcccACTAGATTTCCAGATAATTGTTACAGGCTAAATTTCTGTATCTTCAAACAGAGCCTCGCATGCAGGTGCTCAGTAATTGTTTGCAAAAAGAATGTATGAATATAAGTTTCCATTGGGCCTTTGTATGTTTTCCAATAGAGTTGTTATTACTCAAATCTGCTTTGAAATTTCCTTCAGAATCTGGATGCTTTATTTAGGAACAACTTCAATGATAACAGATCTTTCTTGGAAAGAGATGTAAGTCGCTTGCAGCTAAGTTggtgaataaatataaaacagaataataGTTTTGCTCAAAGAATAATAGGACAGTTTAATAAAgagactgatttttcttttttttttttgtagagacagagtctcactgtaccgcccttgggtagagtgctgtggcgtcacacggctcacagcaacctctaactcttgggtttacgcgattctcttgcctcagcctcccgagcagctgggactacaggtgcccgccacaacgcccggctatttttttgttgttgttgcagtttggccggggctgggtttgaacccgccaccctcggcatatggggccggcgccctactcactgagccacaggtgccgcccctgattTTTCTTAAAGCTAGTTCTAGATCACTTCTAAAAAGTTTGAATAATTGTACCATACTGAAATAAGCTTATTTGTAGTCTCCTGAAGTGGTTCTTTTGAAGGGTAACATTTACTTGGGGGTATAAATTTTGATATGCCTGTTATCAATGCCtatatgaaaaagacaaaaacaccatttttttttttttttcagaaagaatttcactgtcactctgggtagagtgcagtggtgccatagctcacagcaacctcaactcttgggcttgagcatcttcttgcctcagcctcctgagtagctgggactacaggtgcccaccacagtgcctggctagtttttctatttttggtagagaagaaAATTCTTTTAGACCAGCAGAGAAGTAGAGGTAGACATGTTCAAATACAAAATTAGATGATAGCCATTCGTTTTTGGAATACTGACACTCTTATAGGTACTGTGCTAGGTGCTAGAGATACTTACAAGAAATTATAGCTTCTTATCAAGGAATTCCTTGACAGAACAAGGCCCATAGCTCAGTATAGTGATGATTACGCTATTGACATAACTCACCAAGtgaatcacattttaaaacacatagGTTCAGAAATCTTGTTTGACATAGATGAATTTGAGATAATGTTCAAGTGTGGGATTGTGAAGTGGGACAAGGCTAGTTAAGAAACCATTCTTAGAAGAAATTAGCTTGAATggggttttgaaaaataaaacttggtATGGATTGGTGGAGAATAGAGAAATGGTCACTTAGGGCTGGGTGTggggttcatgcctataatcctagcacttggggaggccaaggcaggtggattgcttgagctcaggagtttgagaccagcctgagcaagggccagaccctgtttctactaaaaatggaaaaactagccaggtgttgtgacaggtgcctgcagccccagctacttagttgggaggctgagtcaggaggatcacttgagcccaagaatttgaggttgctatgagctgtgactccatagcactctacccagggcaacaacgtgagactttgtcccaacaaaaaagaaaagaaagaaatggtcacTTAAGACTTCACTCAGCCAAAGTAATAATAATCCAAAGTTTGCCTGGTAAATGTGGAGGCAGATCAGAAAGAAATGACTTGTCTAAGGACTAATTCATAGAGGTCATGAAGAAAGATGCCTGATGAAACAGTTCTTCCTTACATCAGAGAACaggactgtatttttttttttttttaactctcggTACGagagtgcacagcaacctcaaactcttgggattaagcgattgtcttgcctcagcctcccaagtagctgggactacaggcacctgccacaacgcctggctattattttgttgtagttgtcactgtttagcaggctggggccaggtttgaacctgccagctctggtatatgtggctggcatcctaactgctgagctacgggcgctgagctgaGAACAGGACTCTAGATTCGATGACACTTTCCAATGGATATTGCCAAGGTGAACACTGCCAAATTTCATCTCTCCAAACTCAGTTTTTCTTGTTTCCATGCTAACATTGTTCTGTTGACTCAGTCTAACAGGGGCAAAGTAGTGAAAAGGTAATTGCAATAGAAGCTTATACAGGAATCTTAACAATCACATTTCCCTTCACTCTTTCTCctgtttttcctgtgtttttgttGTGCATATAAGCCAAGCTGAAATAGATGCAAGAAGTTCTTCTAGTACACTCACACTACTGATACTTCCCAGACTGTTGAGGTTTAAGGAAAGGGGCTAATTTTTAACAATATCAAAGaattttctgtatatatatatatatattttttttttttttggtcacattTTCCAGCGCTGCtgtctcctttcttcctctccagcTTTTGGCCCTTCTCATAAGGATGAAAATGCTTCTATTTGATGTTTGGGCCCTGATGGTCATGATTCCTTGCCCAGGTGAGGTTATTTGTATGCTGGGACATAAGTGGCTGGTAAGTGAGGAAGTTCGGAATGGGAAATCTTGAGTTGGGCAGCCCTTCAGTATTCATTCATTAGGACCCTGTCTCTTGGATCATTTGGAAAAACCCTATTAATAAACTATCAAGAGGATTCTCCCTAGGAAATATGCTTTCTCTGCTTGGCTCCCTTCTGCCCCAGGACTGTCCTGTGTTTCTCATgagggtattttatttttacttctttgttgCCACTCTGTGTGTCATGATTTTGACAGAACAAAGCCCATAGCTCAGTTTCAAAAAATGAACTGGAACTTTGATGGGTAACATTGCTACAAGTATTGTGTATTCCCAAAGGGGACTGGTATTTGGGAGATGGAGTGGATGGCAGACATGGACTAGCTAAAGGGGACCTATAGGGAAAGCTTCAGCCCCTTACCTACATCAGGCATCTGAGAtctatccaacatccttttccaTTGCATCTGAGATTTTCTTAACAGATTTAACTGGTAGACATCTAGGAATGTCTGTCACTTTAGCATAAAATCAAAATGGGATGGTTTCACTCTGAGAAGAAGAGATGTACAGTTCCATGGGAAATGAATGACCCTGGAAGTCACCTCTAGGCACATGATTTTTAAACTTTGATTGCATAAGGATCCTAGGGAGGCTTGGTTTATTCCCTAGCATATCTGCAGGTCCTACCTTCACATTCACATATTTTAGACATTCATTCTGAAGTGGAGTTGGCATCTGCAGTTCCACAAGCATTCCAGGTGAAGGCAATCCTTAAGCATAATTTGAACACTGCTTTGAGGTGATAAGGTTCCTTTACCAAGGGGTCTCCTAACCCCATGTGGGCTCTCAGCAGCCAATCTGGGGGAGCTTCTAAGAATTCTGAAAGTTTAGAAAGAGAATGGTTTCCTGGGCATGATTTTTAGCAACTCCATGGTGACACTAATAGAGAAATGAACTTGTTAAGAAAGATAGGGAATCATGGTAGAATCAGGGCTCtaattttgttattataattaaaGGTCTTTTTCTTGTCTGTTCCCCTGAACCTTTTTATTCAGGGTAGGTTCCCTGGTGTGTAACTTATAATTAGACAGAATAGgctctgtattttatttagacTTTGGTCCTCACCAGAGTCTTTGGCATATGTGGTTCATTTCAGGGGCCACAGAAGAGTTGTTTGAGGTTTCTGTTCAGCCAAATCAGGCCCTGGTGGAGTATGGACAGTCCCTCGTGGTCAACTGCAGCACCACCTGTCCAGAGCCAGGACCCAGTGGACTTGAGACCTTCTTAAAGAAAACTCAAGTAGGCAAAGGGCCTCAGTGGAAAGAGTTTCTCCTGGAAAACATCACAAAGAATTCCTTCCTGCAGTGCTTCTTCTCTTGTGCAGGGATCCAGAAGGATATAAGTCTTGGCATCACTGTGTATGGTGAGTGGGGCTGAGGGCTGAGAGGGAAGGGATATGGGGAAACACAAATATGTCTTATTTAGggaagaataaacaaatatttctaaCTGGGGGAGAAATTAGTACCTGTAATAAAGATTTCTATCATACTCCAGGAATCAGTTACttatattttcttgagacagagtctccctatgtcgccctgggtagagtactgtggcgtcacagctcacagcaacctcaaactcttgggcttaagtgattctcttgccttagactcccaagtagctgggactacaggtgcccgccacaacgcctggctgttttttgttgcagtcattgtttagctggcctgggccaggttcaaacctgccagcctgagtatatgtggccggcaccctacccattgagctacgggcgctaCCTCTATTTCCTTTAGATGTAGGCTTTTTCCTGGGTTTTAAATTAGGAAAAGACCACAGAGTGTGTCCAGACATCTGTGCTTGAGAACATGTTCAAATTCAGGAAgcatattataataattataagtatattgtaatataattataatataagcGTATTAATATAATGctaactttttattaaatcatagctgtgtacaataatgcagtcatggggtacaatgtgctggttttatataccatttgaaatattttcattaaactggttaacatacccttcgtGGCATTAATGTAGTTTCATAGTTATTGTGCACATTGCTAACTTTcaaagcagtggtccccaacctttttgggcCAAGgtctggtttcatggaagacgattttttcactggggtgaggggagaggatcTGACAGGAGGTAGAGCTCATGCAGTGATGTGAGCAGTGAGGACAGGGAcatgtttcatggaagacagtttttccatgggcAGAGAGTGGAGGTGGGATCTGACAGGAaatggagctcaggtggtgatttGAATGAGGAGCAGCAGCTGTAAATAACAGATGAAGCTTCCTGCACCAACTGCCACTCACTTGCTGTGCAGCCCCCATTCCTAATAGGCCACGGGCCAGGCAtggaccaggagttggagactacaTTTCTGAAGTATCAGAAATATATAAATTAGTGCTGAATTATTTCTTACAAGCTCTTAGTATCCATGAAAAAAGAAGGCTCTTGAACTTCCCTCTTGCAGAATGGTTAGGATTTGAATGGAAGGGGATGGGTGAAAAGGCTCTTTCAGGTGAGCAAATAACATTGGCAAAGATAAGGATAAGGCCATAAGTATGTGTGATCTCTGTGGTTAAGAGCATTGTTAGTTATAGTTTTTGATGATGCTAAGGAGTCCCTCAGAAGCTACTCATGCCTCTGAAGCACCTCTGGTAAGAGATAAAAACTCTCCAGAATGGCAGCAACAGTCAAAGCAAGGGGCTTCCCCCTCAATAATCACATTCCTTAGCCATGGCTCTAGCTATCTTTGATAGGTGGCAGAAGAGCTAGAGGTTAACTTGTCCCATCTGGGACAGGGATGGCAGAAAGCTGACACTATTGATCAGATGTTGATCAACTGTAATCAGATCAGGCCCTATCCCATCTCTGGAGAGGTGTGTGGCACTCATCAAGCCCTTCCTTTTTGTCTTAAAAGAGCCACCAAAGCTGGTGATCCTGGAGCTGCAGCCTGCATGGGTGGCGGTGGATGAAACCTTTACAGTGACATGCCAAGTCCCCAGTGTAGCACCCTTGGAGAACCTCACCCTTACACTTCTCCAGGGTAACCAAGAACTGTATAAAAAGAACTTTGTGAGCTTGGCTGTGGACTCCCAAGGAGCTGAGGTCACCATCAACGTCAGAGCCCAAAGAGAGAATGACAGGTGTAATTTCTCCTGCCATGCAGAACTGGACTTAAGTTTACAAGGTGGAAGGCTCTTTGAAGGCAGTTCACTCATCAAGGTACTTCGGATCTTTGGTGAGTCAGAGCCCAAGTGTGAAAGAAACTTACTTGTTCAACTTACCTTGGCTTTGGGGGCTAAGTTCTCAAAGGGTTTAGGGGTGGGTATGATTGCACACCACATCTACTTGGGCTTTAAACTCACCCTGCCAAGAGGGACCTTTTAGCCTGATTCCCTTCCTACATTGTGAGATCTTATATGGCTTATGATTTATCAtggcttttctcctttcttattttttggcaGAATTCTCTCAGAGCCCCCGGATCTGGGTCTCTTCACTTATGGAGGTTGGGATGGcagaggctgtgagctgtgaggtggcTAGGGTGTTTCCTGCCAAAGAAGTTACATTCCACATGTTTCTGGGAGATCAGGAGCTGagcctcttccccttctgggaggGGGACACAGTATGGGCCAATGCCACTGTTCGGGCAATGGAGACTGGTGACCAGGAGCTGTCCTGCCTCGTATCTCTGGGTCCAGTGgaacagaaaacaagaaagcCTGTACATGTTTACAGTAGGTGACCAGCCTCTTCTCTTCCTCATATGCGTTCTCTGTCATTGAAAACTCATGCAATATGGGTTTGCGATTTGACTAGAGGGATCACACTAACCTTTGCTGGatactctttttgtttgtttgttttatttatgtttgttttgagacagagtctcaagctgtcgccctgggtagagtgctgtggcatcatagctcacagcaatctcaaactcttgggctcaagtgattctcttccctcagcctcccaagtagctgggaccacaggcgcctgctacacgggtgctatttttgttgttgttgttgttgttttttgtttagttgtcgttgttttagctggcctgggtgtatatggccggcaccctacccactgaactatgggtgctgccctagATACTCTTTCAAATGAACATCTCTGGTAAGTACAGGCAGGTGGGGGACATATATTGCAACAGTTCCTTTCAGTCTTCACTCTCAGTTTCCTTAGGCCACTTCTTAAAGAGCAATTGTGGATGCTCGACCTTTTCCTTAGGAACATTTATTCGAAGTGAGAAGGACATCCGTAAGATGAAAAGGCACCTTGCTGTCCTTACAGCAGAGACATAGCCAAATATATGCATACTGCATTTGTTGTAAGAGAAGCTCTCAAATCCCTCTTTGCTCCTTCTTTTGCAGAAGCAGCAGTGGTATCTAAAGTTTTTCCTCTGTTGTCTGTCTACCTGAGCAATACCAGCACAAGAGTACAGAGTGGCTGCTAGCTTTGAGAAATGTGCTtggttctcttttccttttcattctagGTTTCCCACCACCAATCCTGGAACTAGAAGAGTCATACCCCTTGGCAGGGACGGACATTAATGTGACCTGCTCAGGGCATGTATTAACATCACCTAGCCCTACTCTTCGACTTCAGGGAGCCCCAGATGTCCCTGCCCCTGGGAAGCCTGCTTGGCTTCTACTTACCACCAGAGAGGAAGATGATGGCCGAAATTTTTCCTGTGAGGCCTCTTTGGAGGTTCAGGGTCAGCAGTTGATTAAAACCACTGTGATCCAGCTCCATGTCTTATGTGAGTAAAAGCCTGATCTTTCTTATCAAAACAAGGATTATtagtttccatttaaaaaatcttggCCAGTAGCTTTAATATGAGAGTTGCCacacttttttaatttaatttttttctttctgagatagaagcttgctctgtcacccaagctagagtgccactGCCACAGCCTGCcttacaacaacttcaaactcctgggctgaagcaatcctcctgcctcagcctcctgaggagctgaaactacaggcgcctatCACCACTTctggctaactttttaatttttagtagagatggggt is a window of Nycticebus coucang isolate mNycCou1 chromosome 18, mNycCou1.pri, whole genome shotgun sequence DNA encoding:
- the LOC128570474 gene encoding intercellular adhesion molecule 5-like; this encodes MKMLLFDVWALMVMIPCPGATEELFEVSVQPNQALVEYGQSLVVNCSTTCPEPGPSGLETFLKKTQVGKGPQWKEFLLENITKNSFLQCFFSCAGIQKDISLGITVYEPPKLVILELQPAWVAVDETFTVTCQVPSVAPLENLTLTLLQGNQELYKKNFVSLAVDSQGAEVTINVRAQRENDRCNFSCHAELDLSLQGGRLFEGSSLIKVLRIFEFSQSPRIWVSSLMEVGMAEAVSCEVARVFPAKEVTFHMFLGDQELSLFPFWEGDTVWANATVRAMETGDQELSCLVSLGPVEQKTRKPVHVYSFPPPILELEESYPLAGTDINVTCSGHVLTSPSPTLRLQGAPDVPAPGKPAWLLLTTREEDDGRNFSCEASLEVQGQQLIKTTVIQLHVLYKPRLEESDCPGNQTWVEGMEQMLACIPKGNPVPAMVCTWNGVIIDLEVPQKATQNHTGTYCCTATNQLGSVSKDIAVVVQGLEKGVSSTIFVIIIVALGVGVITVTLYLNYRPCKVERRKLPYRQTEMNKEEESQFAFQQAEKCNSHNC